Part of the Ornithodoros turicata isolate Travis chromosome 6, ASM3712646v1, whole genome shotgun sequence genome, aaatccaaagtgatcctaaaaggacatctttattgaccattacgcagaaaactatccattgtcatctgtttcattctaatacacgcatccagttcttgctAATGGCATttacttgcgaaatattgttctgttgctcgaaaaataataggactgttctcagtgccgccagcgcattttctaccgtcacagccGGTGCATCCACACTTTCATcgtcagattcttcttgaacactatcggaagcaaCGACACTGACGATAtcgtcatctgtgattgcagcgcagggctccttgttgcggaccttctcagtctaaaatgaccagactgctcagtggtttacttttgtgtaacgtgcaaagttggaaagggagaaaattcttcctagcaacaccgtctttgtgtcagtaaaaaggaggccacgaccagggttctcgaccttgcttgactaggtgtgggccaaatgtcattcctggacaatgaccggataactgaagccgattgttgggtattagtcacttctgttccctggaattctcgtccgagtccggaagatgaagtccggataaacaagggcgaaatacatggggagaaatccgtccccatgcttttttgtcagGATAGCGCAGGATGcagataaatgaagtccggataaacgcgggtcgactgtagcTATATGTAACATataattatttaattaaatgaaacaaaaatatatttcaccGTCACGCCAGCTCGCATGCCTTCCTTTGTTATGTTCATAAAAAATATCTGTGGCTGGGGCACAGAACTGTTATCAACGTTCAACTActgtattttccggtgtataacgcgggTTATACATGTAAATATTTTCCTGCTGAGTTCTTTCTCAGGTCGGTGATGTACAAATTCTAGCCgcttccagggtgtgctgtgactTTCTCCCGgatctcttagggtcagttgacaaaaccggcaAAATGGCACCGGACTTCATAAAAAGATATCTGATCTCTGATATCTTTTCAGATGGCTGGCATGATTGAGAAAGGACGCGAAACCGAAAGGGGAGAGGTGACTGAAGTATACTGTATGACACCGATTCTGTTGCATTGGAGTTTACGGCTTTGACTAAATGTGCTTCAAATAATGCATATGCAGATATGatacaccgccttggtttattgtgtacaCTGGTGGCAGtgcagaagcttgtagcaacattgcggtgcgcgttatacatggaactttttttaaattcggcCCGCTTTTAGGGGTGTGCATTATACGCCGGAAAATACAGTACTGTAATTGATGTACAATACTCGGTCATTATTAAATTATTTGTGCACATCGGTACACCTTTTATGTTCAACTTGGCTTCTATTATGCCTCATGCTATTGTTGGCTATGGTTTCCATGCCTATGAGTTCTTATGAAATTCTGATTTCTTACAGGCTTCAACTTTCAACTGGTTGCACTACTATGTGTTGATGAATTTGGAGCAGGTGTGCCACTTGCTTACTGCATATCTAATAGGACAGACTGTGTTGCCCTCAAGTTGTTTTACAAATGCATCAAAGAAGAAACTGGACCACTTCACACAAAGGTCTTCATGAGTGACAGTGTCCCTGCCTTCTATAAAGCCTGGGAGGAGACCATGGGCCCCGTCCAGAAAAGGCTGCTGTGTGAATGGCACATAGACAGGTGCTGGAGGAAGAATATCGCCAAGTACATTTCTTGTAAAGAACATCAAGCACATGTGTATAAGGTACGTACCAGTGGCACAGTAAAAAGTGAGGGAATATTAGATAAGCTTGGACAGGACAACAAACAATTAAGACTATTCTTGCGTTTGTTGACCAGACTTGTCTGCCCCTTtgtgtcccctagtctcgggggggtttacattatgcatgttTTACAGCTTGCTGTGCGCTTGTCCAAAAGTTGGTTCAGATTCAAAATTCAGATGGTAAAGAGTCGACACTGAGATACTCAAATAAGAAACACCTCACTGTATGCAGAATGACAGAGAAGGTATTTTCTTCTGTGTCTAGTAAGATAATGAATGGGTGGTGACATTCTGACCAAAATTACATTGGGCAAGACAGTTATACACGATGCATTACCGAGAACTTTCAACCCAAGCTTTACTGCAAGGAGGGTAACAGACACGGAAAAAATCAGTATCAGTGGATTCCGAGACTCATTCTGCTATGACGTCAGAGCGTGCATCCCTTCCACAATGGGATTCAGTTGCAACAATGTCACAAGTTCCTTAGAATTAGGGGAAATGGCACATAGACGCTCCGTTCTCCGATGTCATAGCCTCACTCAAAGGTGTCTTCAAGGGATGCTATCTTCACAATTACAATGCATATAAGTAATTATTTTTTTCCCACAATATTATGGTACAACGCATGACCACAATCATCAAAGTGCCACAACCAATTTCATATATGTTATATCTAGTGTGCGTGTTTATAGTATTATGAATAAAGCCAAACATGTTCACAATGAACATTATCAACTCTCTACCTACTTCTACACTTTTTCCATTGGCTTTCAAAACTAAGTCTGATCACACACACTACAGAAGTGCCTAAATACTGATCTCAGTCATTTCTTGCTTGGGGGTTTGGTAGCATGCACAGTATAGAGCCTGAAGTCCTAgagtttaacccgattcttcacagaatttgcaccccgaattgaagttGCCTGTGTACGGTGTAACCCGAATTTTACGCAGCAAAATGCCCTCACTGAAatatctgtaggaatgcacaccaacttgtttggcagcaaatgcagttgcatcaccatttgtaccaaaccagtacagttagtttgagcgactgagcccaatttctccaccggatttagcatactggaagtttttccatcGTAATTCACAGGCcttaagcacatgtttatttgcccgatttttaccatccgaatttagaaaaaaaatgtgtcccGAAAATTTCAGGCTCAAAGTATAAAAAGTGTGTATGTTTGACACAAAGAAGCACAAAACCCTCAAGAACGATTTTCCTCTTCACGTTCTACACGACTGCTCCAAATGAACTTCCCTCTATCTCATTTTCTTCAGGCCTATAACTCTGTGTACAAATGAGACTAAAATTATTTCCTTACCTTTGGTAGGTACTACGCACTCTTCTCTCAGAGACGGATGTAGATGTTTTCAAAAAGCTGCTCGACGCCTTCCTCAATGATTGCAAAGGAGAACACGTGCAGGACTTCAGGAAATATTTTGAAAAAATGTATGCTGGGCGACCAGAGATATGGGCATACTGTTATAGAACTGGTACCGGGCTAAACGAAAATATGCATCTCGAGGTATTCCACCGGGTTCTTAAGTGCTGCTACCTTGATGGCAAGAAGAACAAAAGAGTTGACAAACTGATCTCCACTCTCCTTCGGTTAACACGAGACAAAACATTTGAACACGTTGTTCAGCTGGCAATGGAAAAGCCCTGCTCGTACCTGGCAGCCATCAACAGCAGACACAAGAGAGGAGAGCAGATAAAGCCAGATGATGTTCACCAAGCAGACATTGGTCAATGGAAAGTGAAATCTCAGTCTTTTCCTGGCACACACTATGTGGTGACGAAAATGACAGCTGACATCTGTAACACAAGCTGCAGAATTATATGTCGACCATGCAGTGCTTGTATACATGCCTACAGATGTTCATGCCCTGACAACCTTGTGCACATGAACATGTGCAAGCACATTCATTCAGTTGCATTATGGGACACCGCCACACCACCATCAAGTGCAAGaccagatgatgatgatgatgatggtactGATATTCAGTGGCATCCACAGGAGGACACTGAGGTAAGATTTTGTCATTACATTTCATAGGACCAACTATCTGTGTATACTACCTGAGGATCAGCGATAGTTCACAGTAGAGCCCCGCACAGGCATGGGGCACCGGCCTGCGGGcggggctgggcttgttattggctatATGTTCCGGGCCGGGTCcaggccgacaaacatgttttcGAGAGTCAGGCTTGTCCCGGTctcgcagctaattccacacaatgaaGGACTATTAGTTCATGTCATCATGTGCTTGTGTCATCCCTGGGCAGATGCAAAGTTGCAGAtgtttgcaaagacaagcaatgAACATTGCATAATGCATATGATTCAACCCTTTCGTGGTCGTTCTCAAAGCCATTTCACATTTctcctgactcctcacatatttcacaatcacatGTGCTAAGCTTGGTTAGAGGGATAGGGATTTGGAGAAGTaatttgtcgacagcatcctctagcTAACCTCCACAAAAGTTTGATAGTGTAATGATGACGCCCTTGACCGCGTGTGTTTTGGATTGAATTTGGGCTCGTGCTGttgcggtgttaaaccgccagcaCTTATATGTTTGTGGCCTTGTCTTCTgttcttataaatttacttataaatttatTTGATAAGCGTTAGAAACGCGTAtgtcacggctggaaatacttGGGCAGGATCTACTCGccgagtcaccgggccgggctaTACTCACTGAACcatcgggccgcataaaaacagGTCCGGGCTGGggcatttttcgatgcgcccgggctgGGTCGTGACCGGAAATGTCGGCCCGTGCAGGACTCTAGTTCACAGCACAGGACAATGACGCCGCACTCTTTAGAAATATCCAGTTAATTAATTTAGCATAGTCAGTAACTGACATCACCTGAATGAATTCTTGATGAATATGCATATTGCATATAGTCAAACTTCCAGCATATATAGGAAACATGATTTGTGCTAGAATATGCTTATTCAGTATGACATATGGATCAGACGAGGGTAAAAAAAAACTGGTATGAGCTAGTTGGATATACTATTTCCGTCTAGGGTGAAACTGCACACAGGGCAAGGTTCTGACTGCCTTGTGCTACTCCCATCTCTACTTGCATGTGCCTGTTTCACACCATACTGTGAAACTGAAACATTCCACAAGCCCATTCTGGCTATTGGCACAATGATCTGTGATCACTTGGAATCAGTCGTTAAAACAGGAATCTTTTTTAATGTAACATATGCCCTGATCAGTGCTGTAACAGCATAATCAAAGGATGACCACGTACAACCAGACAGAGGAAGGTAGACAGGGGGTCTCACGGGCTGATAGCTTAATGGCACATTTTTGTTGTCACCAAACCTTCAAAATGCCACAAAATTTTTTCATCTAGTTTGTTGAATGGATTTCCTTAGACTTCTTAGGTTTTATTGCAATACAGACACTCAGCACCTGCCTGATTATAATAACGTTTTCTTTGTACAACAAATACAGTTCCGTGGTAGAATTTAATTATGTTTAAACACACTTTCTTCTGCAGTTACGGTGTGCCCCTCAGAAGCAATCGTGACTTAGACACATGTAGAAAGAGGAAAAATAGATTTGGCTACGAGGCCCAAAGCAAAAATAACAACAAAACGTGTTGACTATCTGTATATAACTTTATTGTGTATTTTGTTTGTGTTCTTTGTCTTAGGTCTGCAGCCCATCAGCACTGATGAGATGTCAAGGACAAGCAGAAGAATCTGCCACATTAGATGAGTGCAAGATCCTTGTTGAAGCTGTATCAAACCGCCTCAGCAGCCCATTATGTGTGAAGACAAGGCAGGATGTTGCAAGAATGCTGAGGGAGGTTCTCTCTGTGATGTCAGCAGATGAAAATGATGCTGAACCCGCTGCGACACCACCAAACAAAACAATGTCAAAACATGTGCAAACAGTGCCAATAGTTAAAATCTGTGCAGCCACGTCAAAGCCAACCTTTGCAGAAATGCAAATGATTACAAGAACATTTCTAGAACCTGATGTTCCAACTACTTCTGAGGATTCAGAAGATCATGCATATGCGCAAAAATAACTACTATATATAGGATGCTCGCAAAGTTTTAGATGTTCATGTGCCTTGCCTCAGCAACTGAGTTCCAACGTACACTTAGTTGCACTGCTTCGGTTCATTTAATTGTTAGCATTTGTGACAAGAGAGGCAAAAGTCTTGAAGAAAGTTGGAATTAGAAATCATGCCTACTGAGTTCTGCAATTAATTCTTATCAAGGGAGTTAAATTTGTTTTTGGTTTTAACTAGGTTCTTACGGCACTTTTCTGCTTTTGTTCCACAGAAGACTGTCACTCCACTCGGTATTATTGTGAACCTCTACCCAATATAGGCCTGTCAGATCACACAGTTCGGCTGATTCATTTTATGATGCTTTGTTTCACAATTCAAGGAAATGTATCTCTACGGTGACCTCAGTGAGCAAATAACGCTGTTGGCCGAGTTTTGAGCATTTTTGCTAGTCTCGTTGATCCTTTCCAGTATGAGCTTGTAATAATAACCTGTAATAATGAGCCTTTTGGCTTGCACCTTTTCAGCCATTGCATCTGGGTCCTTGACAATTATTTTCAGCACATTTAGAGAACAGCGTACTCTGACCAAGCCATCATCAGCTTCCAATCTGCCAGACAATTGTGCACCAACTATTCTTTTTGAtgctacaggttttcccgctcattttaatccattggttACTCAATTTAATCCCAGTTCTACCCAAACCCAATTTAATTCAATGGTCATCCAAATTAATCCAGCACCAACCAACTTAATCCAAGCAACAATATATTCATAATTCTTATCATGACTACAAATTCTATTACTACAGTAGTTTTACTCTCTGCAATATTCTACGCAAGAATCCATGACTACTGCTTGTCTTTATGATATTTCATGACGATTTCTGACGAGGGGTCATAACTCTACTTTGTACGACTACAACTAGTTGAAACTGTTTTGTGATGATTCATGACTACTGCTtgccattatgacatttcatgactattttggACACAGAGGTCATAACTAGACTGCATGACTACAGCTGGTTCAATCAGTGTCGAGCAATGATTTATGACTATACTgcttgtcattatgacattccatgactatgcCATGATAtatgccatgaatcgattttatgggactaccgctcgTTCAAACAGTGTCTATAGTGTTTTGTGACTATCAgcagtcattatgacattccatgactattttcatgatgtaacatgaatcgattttatgggactaccgctgcttcaaacactGTCATATAGTGTTTTGTGACTGCcaatggtcattatgacattccatgacttaTACATTATATGTGCCATGTGTGTGATTTTATGGGTCTACCGCTATATTTCAAACACTGACTACcgattagagccctgcacgggcccccgacccgggaCGGGCTTCTTgctggctgtgtgctccgggccgtcAAACATGCATGTTTCTGAGAGTCTGGTTCCGCCGGGGTCACGCTAGAGTTACTAAATACTAGGTCAcacagctaattccacacaacgGGGGACTATTAGTTCACATCATCACGTGCTGTCGTCatcctgtgcatatatttgcaaaaacaaccGAAGGAtgctgcattatgcatatgattcgaccctctagaacagcGCCCGATCGACAAATCCATCAGAGCCTATCCTAATGGAACCATTAGGCCTATCGTAATTTGGGATATCTCCAATAGGGGCtctatcctggtcaaagtaatctacctcgattacttgaaatttcttctgtcattggtgcacaatcgaaaaaggcgtgaatattaaaagcggttgacaccttctatcaaccaatcgccccacgtgttatcttggaaagcgacccgccttatcggtgtttcctcctgagaatccgaagaccacacccactgatctcgattgtaaaaggctggatcgcggatagggagcgcgagcgtgaagaaaccggccgccatcttactgtacccacaacagtcgccgcagcgatcatggcaacttcttgcaattacggtcgtaccaaccgtactggcaaggttacagggcctaaatttatacaggtgactcactcttcatcaaggaataaataggcgtccattctgtatatttagttgaccattatgaagtgtttttttgcccaaaacgagcactggatgcaggttgcttgatcgctcttccggcgtacaatcgagcacacttgcattttacccggcggcaaatacagtttgagtgcataatatgcttgaaagaacatgttacactacacaggtagtgttgtcatcaatacaTGTGCAAGCACTctagcgcttttttgcatgcattgctagcatggtacacggtgttctctgcggaagcaagtgcaacattcatttctttgaattaccttcacgcacaagttcggtattacgtcataatgagaccacgattgtcaccttttttcatgtattggtattgttttgtgccttggtttgatttgtgacaaagaatcctacgtaacggtggtgtggcgcgacttgaataacgcctttgtgtctgagctgtatcgccagcttgttacgatagtaataatttgtagcgtgtcgtgctatttgtagcagtttttaagacaaaagtggtctctcaatacaggtttcgtcatgagggctacccagtgaattatctgtgcagtgtgatacggctgggtgtacaggtaagtatcacgttcctcatccactggtttctactttacaggaaggaacaacctcagtgcacgcactgtggttagcctctctcagttctgcatattttcttacatgttcacatcagaaacacaccttagactttaggctccttcacccagcaatataataattagagattgtaattctttttagaatagtttttaatctttttaatttttagaagatacagggattgtaaaccatgttttaaactgatgttttaacatttgtccaatgcatttattaaacaacatattcatttttaactggttgcacccaaaccaatgttctgatgtattatttcttttgttgtcgatgcaccataaaaattggaataatcatcatcaatgcaggttacttcacagctgcctcaacatactcaagaaatgggtgcagaacctgcgtaatgcccacaaactttgactaccacagcacctccagaaagtaaaggcatatgtgtcacatgggatttttaaaggcattcacagtatataataccttgtatgaactgttgttgatctaagcagcctctacagtacactctcagaaattaaaacttgtcagggaactgtgataattgttccagttaataggcatgcacatgtacgctataagaagaaaattatttattgagaatgcactactgttgatcacactcatgcagctgtaggtttaccttcggcctctagGAACTCtttgtagttgccttagctgcaggaggagtgtcatccagcatgtcaactacttgcagaaatattgacgtatttaagattatgacacagtttgaagggtttcaattcaggaaatttgcagtggcagggcctgccagagtgaaacctactgaatatcttatggtgtcgaagtggcagttcctccaggataggaatatcttagatgggagcaaaaaccttgaaattaacaaagtgttatttgcattaagcaatttgtaatacactgaacacataggtagcaaaacaaaaatttaaaattcagcatgtatgaaaattgggtgcaacaaatttgcatagtgtacgtgtacattgtcattcctgagatatatattgtcattgcagggaggtcacaaaacaataaatgtattgttttgtcacttccctgcacattcattgtatcttgaaatgtgtatatgccagaataaa contains:
- the LOC135396660 gene encoding uncharacterized protein LOC135396660, with translation MATNSAHIAYMCNKCQSTFSQLHPLRQHHVDVHNFQVNYETHEFNSEADFHAWKEEMQKATRSHFIKRTGKKRLKDGGSKCYYICNRSGAFIEKTQHRKRSIKSQGSVKCGSTCLADMSAIFQNGKVSVVFQASHYGHDFELCHTLLTKTGKDAIIAGKLRDDVAPSVAFDGIRGMLDDTFQTIHLTARQALHNIMMDYKICYDERKHEDDHNSVALWVSSMRSQTNNPVLFFKQQGEKDDPTVFQRGNTDLLQDEDFLLVLMTGVQKQLLRHLGTEKVCVDSTHGTTGFNFQLVALLCVDEFGAGVPLAYCISNRTDCVALKLFYKCIKEETGPLHTKVFMSDSVPAFYKAWEETMGPVQKRLLCEWHIDRCWRKNIAKYISCKEHQAHVYKVLRTLLSETDVDVFKKLLDAFLNDCKGEHVQDFRKYFEKMYAGRPEIWAYCYRTGTGLNENMHLEVFHRVLKCCYLDGKKNKRVDKLISTLLRLTRDKTFEHVVQLAMEKPCSYLAAINSRHKRGEQIKPDDVHQADIGQWKVKSQSFPGTHYVVTKMTADICNTSCRIICRPCSACIHAYRCSCPDNLVHMNMCKHIHSVALWDTATPPSSARPDDDDDDGTDIQWHPQEDTEVCSPSALMRCQGQAEESATLDECKILVEAVSNRLSSPLCVKTRQDVARMLREVLSVMSADENDAEPAATPPNKTMSKHVQTVPIVKICAATSKPTFAEMQMITRTFLEPDVPTTSEDSEDHAYAQK